AAGCCAGACaacataaaaaaacaattataactaaCATTTTGGTATTTATAATGTTATACTCCCAAACTGTAAATTATTTAGTTtcatatctataataataaaggagagagacataataaaataataaaggaGAGTTGTCTCTCTCCTTAGGCTCTCCACATCATCATTAACATAGGGGCTTTTTTAGACACCTGGCACTTAAAAAAAACCtacaaaccaattttttttctgttctcAATAATCCTTTCGCAACCATTATGAGCTTCCTATAGTTTATTCCCAAAGTAATTTCTATTTGGGCTTATATTAGGTTATTTTGTCCTGgcccaattgttttttttttctctaagcACAAAACTTAGTGTAGGTTATTTGGTCTGAGCTCTTTTCATTCCGATGAAGCAGTCGCCGATTCACTTTCTGTAACGCCTTCCGTTTCCATTTATTTACTTCTTTGATCCGACCATTAACATGTTTCATCTCACTCGCCCCACTCCGTAGCATTAATTAATTCCAGCTCAACCTCTTCATATCTAACCGGTGGAAGGTCTTCTATATAAAGCTCAGCCTCTTAGATAACGGCGGTCACTGACGTTGTCAAGGTTATATCTCTTCTCGGTAGATCTAAAACTGGACATGCTAGATTCAGACAAGTTCCCGCGACGACAAAAACTGAAGGTGGAGGAAGAGATTGGAAAACGGAGGAGAAGACCAGAACAGAGGCAACATCTATCGAGGTTGTGTTAAAGAGACAGAAAACAGAGCAGTACGGTGGATCTACGTTTACGGTTTATTTCCCGGCACCAGTCCATCGACGTCCTCCTTAATCATACAACCACAGTCAGACAAAAATAATGGTTTGTTTCTGTGTGTTTTACAAATATTGTTTACGTGGACTAAACTCATACACTCAACCATCTTCCTAATTCCTCTTTCTCTTACCACTCCATCTTGAAAGATTGGGATTTGGGAGCCAAAAGACTTATATTTGGGTATAAATATATTCTGTTAGTaataacataaacttttgtCCGAGACGAGACTTGAATTGTTGTCTTGATTCTTTCATTTTGCAGTGGTAATAGCTCCTGGTATGAGTCTGTTAAAGATTCTATTGTCTAAACCGAGTTCTGTGGCAAAAGGTGTGTCGATGCGGAATGGTCTGGCTCTGCGTTtgatgagagagaagagaaaatggTTTTCAAATTATCTTGGAAGACAAAGCTTTTTGACTCAAAATTCTTCTCATTTGCAAGAGATGGATGCATACAATtcatcaagttttttttatatttatgatacAGAAACTGAAACCATACCTTCACCTCTTACATATGTAACAGGGTACTCCACAACTTTTGCAGAAAGATTTTTTGGGAATCCTTAGTAGAcaatctcttaagagagttgACAGTGTGATTAAATGTTTCAGCTGTGCATTTGGATTTGTGAGTCTGTAGTTTCCTAATGTCAAACTGGAAAGTATAAGGTGAACTAAAGAGATGAGAACTGATTCCAGTACTGTTGAATGGAAATGATGTAAATCAAGGCTACCTTCTCGacctgtttttttctttctggtgTTTAACCTGGTGAGTTTATGAGCACCCGCTGAGTTCCTCTACGTTTACAGAGAGCAGGAGAAACGCTTAAAAACTCAAATTAGTCTTCAGATATTATAGACGTAGATGCCGATTAAGTTTTTGAGTTAGTGCGACTTTGATGTTCTAAGGCTTTAGGAATTGCCTGAGCATTTTATGTAACACACGATTTTTGTTGGTTACAAAACTTTGTGGCTGCTTGTCAATTGGACAGTCTTAATGAGCCTTACAAATGGATCTAAAAGTTATGTGGGAATTAAATGTAAAATCCAAGTGCACCAATGTTAGTTTAGTTTACTAACTATTTAGGTAACCCAAACGTAGTGAACTACATGAGAGGCCTCAAggtttaaagaaacaaaaataagagAAATATACATTTGAATAAGAGTTTAACCATAATCATGCAACACCAGTGGAGCAACCATCACTTGCTGGTTTAACACACAGTGTCAGACACTTAACTTGGTGATCAATTCATCCCAAATGTCTGGGATGGTCTCATGGATCTTCTATTATCTTCACTTCATTTCTTATGATACAAACTCCAAATTCTGAAAGCTATTGGTTACAggacacacacacatacaaaaaGAAGTAATTTGTTCCAATATTATTCacatttttcaatataaaatagtatatcaGCTGGTTAGCACTTAGCATACATGACTAATCGCCTGAGATGGCTTTGTCCATGCAAATTCTTGACGCTACTACTCCTGAAAGGTGGCGAATACAAAGGAGATGGCCGTGAAAGGTGGAGTCATCCTACCAAGTCGCCCCGGTCTGAGTACAAGTTCTAGGAACTCAAGTTCTAGGAAGTATTAGGAATTATACAATCAGGGGGGAATGTGATGTATATTGGTGTTGGCTATGTCTCCCTCCCAGTTAAATTGAAGTGTAtagattaattttaattactaaGAAAATTTGAGTATTGATTCTAAGACTTATGTGTAAAATTCCAACGCATTAAGGAAATGTAACATTATAATATGTCTATAtgattatatatgaatatgtaatcaatttatttatatagtactaagaaataaaaattaattttgtgttattataatgGTCTAATCAgctgaataaaataatataatttaataatttgattGATAATTTACGTCTTTGTCATTTcagaattattataaaaattccCTTAACTAATATATCAGATAAATTTCTAACTTAGCAAAATTACATTAATTACAAGTAAGGAAAATTACAGCATGATGCAATCTTCATAAGAGTTACACaataatttttagaattaaCATTATTTATCTTCTTTCTGTCTCAATgtataaatgaattttttaagaaaaattttaAGAATGTTTAAGACTTTACACAGTCTACCCTAATGAGTTGAGTtggaaaaatatcatttttagacTTAATGGGTCCAccttaacaaataataaaatttagcaATTCAGAATTTACTTATAATGTTTTAGCATAATTAGTCACTGGTAAAGTGGTAATACCAATTCAATATCGCTATCttcattaaaattcaaaaaatgaattcaaatcatcaactatcaatcattaaaaaaacttcttaaaatcaaagaaaatatcatCGCATGTGCTAGCCAATATTCGAGGGGCAACATCTATAATATTACGAAATCATCAACAGTTTTAGTCAAGGCCGCTCAAATCAAACGGcgtacaaaaatataaacatcaACATTTTGACAACATTTCTTTCCCGCTGGTAGCACCTATGCTTATTACACACGTTTTAATTCAAATTAGTCACTAAAATAGAACTTCAAATGTTTCTTCCATATACTGTCAACATGATACTAAAGAGTACAAGTATGTTCTGTaaataaaacatcaattttACTTTATGTTCAAATTCCAATTAAATTAACTTTGTTAGGACTATCggttttttattctatttttatcaaatcgATAAGTCACAACCACTTATGATATTCCTCTTTGAACTaatcaacttcaaaacaaagtaaTACATTACGGTCGCTAACCACTATCAAATGGATATCATTCACTTTcaacatattttcatattcatatttttgaacatattttCTTTACTAAAACCATAAAGTAAATTGTAAATTCATTTCAGAAAAAACATatgaacccggcgcgtagcgccggaataccactagttcTGTATATATGAAATAGAAGAGAGATCATGGGTATTTACTGTTATGTTGCTTCATAAATTCATAGAGAcaaattttctctcttttcccATCCTCTTCTCCAACACATTTTGTTCTCATTACACTGTCCAATCATCGTTTGACATTCAATTGTAAGccatatattttgatattatacGGTATATTCAGATTAAATACAAATATCAGTGATTATATCACATGTATATTAGTTATGTTGAACCATAGAAGCAGCCAATGATTCTCGAGGAGTATTATTTCCCGCCCAGACTAACCGTTATGAGGcacaatatattttctatacaatttatttaaaatagtttactgtatttattataatattataatatatatatatatacttagaAGAAGcatttgtactaattaaattcaaaataagaATTTTGAAACTCCAAATTGAAATTTACATTACAAAACTGAACAAATTGGAAAAatataactgatttaataaaattcaagGAAACTTGaaatgacaaaagaaaaagagagaacaaaaaataaatttgacacgttaataaaaaggaaagaaaaatcaTAGGGATTGgacaaaagtaaaaaacaaatgaaaaaaaagagttaaatgCGAAAGTGTGGACCAATATTAACTTTATTTAAATCATATTGTGATGGTCTACTAGTTTGCAATAGATGAAGAATCGCCGTGTTGATCTAGGTTAGAGATTGATTCTTTTTCAGTGCGAAATTGCTAATTCTTCATGTGGTTAGGTGGTGTGTGTCTCTCACTTCTATGTAGAGCAATCAATTTTGCCATCATTGGTGGATAGGCCTCCAGGAGATTAGTCGGTTGGGTCTTCTCCTCCTGTCATACAACCttggttaattaaaaaaaaaaaccttaaccTTATTTAATCAAACATGCTAAATTCACATAATCCGAATTGTGCTACACTCAGTTAATGTGGGGGCAGGTGCATGTAGATCACCATCACCAAGGGTGAATACAATTTTGTTACAGCAGACCCATATATAGCTTAAAGAGTAGAAAAAGCCCACCATAGACATAGAGTGAAAAAGAGGCCCATAACATATGGCTCGTTTAGTAAAAGAGGAGAAGGAAAGACTCGGCCCATTAACGTACCAAACCCTATAAATAGGGTTTTAAAATCTCACTGATTTGTCCGACGAAGCTACGCCATGACGAGGGTTGAGCTGAAAGAAGGAATCGATCTCACTGAGAAGGAACAGCGAATATTCAACCTGCTCCTCGATGCCCTCCGCGAAAATAACTGCGACACACGACTTCGCGTCGCAGGTGGTTGGGTGCGCGATAAGGTACTTTTACCTCTTTCACTTCTCTAACGTTTCCTCAATGCCATCTCCGAACACTCTTTTTCACTTCGCTTCTAGGGAAAGACTCTGAAGATATTGACATTGCCATTGACAACATGACAGGAAGAGGATTTCTTGAAAAGTTCCAGAACTATATTTTTCTCGTAAAGTAGGAGAACCGGTGAACATCCATATTATTAAAAGGATGCTTTTAGGAGAGACTTAACTATAAATAGGTACGTACTCTCAATCTTTATCTGTATAACTTGATGAATGTGCGTATCAATATCTGTGACATCTTTATCTCTTGTCTTATATATCTATATCTGACAGCTTATTCTACAATATTCACACTGGCTTAGTAGAAGATCTTACAGGAAGAGGTTAATTAGTTTGTGCATCTTAGTGTCTCCTTTTATGCTCAAACTAGTAGTTTTTACGAGGAATGATGCAATGGCAGGCATTGACGACCTCAAGTCTGGAAGAATCACCACTCCAGTGTCTGCAAAAACTATCTTTCTGGAGGATCCCTTGCGAGTTCTTAGGCCCATTCGCTTCGGTATTTGTGTTTCTGTCCCATATCTTTCGCTTTGTTCTCtcttgttatgttttttttcagtcTTGGCTAACCGATTCCCATGTGTAATAGGTGCAAGGTTTGGCTTTACTCTGGACGAAGAGCTGAAAGAAGCTGCTTCAAGTGAGGAAATCAATGTAGCACTTGAAAGAAAAATTTGCAGAGAACGGATTGGAAACGAAGTAAGAATTGTGCACTTCTTGCATTCTGGATGTAGCCTCTCCCGAGCCTACGTGGAAGCTATGTGGAGCCTAATATTAGCCTGTCACCATGGTGTCTTATTTACTGACTTATTTTTAAGTTAGATCGTTACTGGTGACAacaattgtttatttttatttttggtaaagcGTGAAGAAAGAAGATTTGCTCTTTGTGCGGCAATGTTTCTCCCGTTTAGGAAAACAGTTTACAAGGATAAGAAGGGGAAACTGGTACTGTATATGATATCTCAATGACTATTTTTATTAGATTAGCTAAAATCTTGAGTTTGATTCTCTAAGCAAACAAAACATGAACTCTTTCTCCAGGTTTCTGTTATCAATAACATCTTCAAAGTATCAATGAAGAGGAAGAGCAGTGACGCTGAAACAGTGAGatctgtttatttttaattttcagtgTCTTAATCCCCAAGTGCATTACTATCATGGTAACAAAATCTATGTACTCCACAGGTTATCAATATACACCGTGCCGCGGAAAGATTCCTGCCATTGATTCTCCCTCTTCAGCTGATGGATCCTTTTCATCTTAAGAAGCTTGACTGGGCTACTGATGTTCTTGAGCACTGGGAATCCATCTCCCTAAATGATCCAGAGGTCCCGGTTAAATCGAAAATAAGAGTAGTCACAGGTATTCCTCAATAGCCACTATAGTAAGGAATGTTCCTTCATATGATAGTATATAACTCTATAACGGGTTGGTTTGGTCTTATTTTGAAGGGTTTCTTCTTAGAGATATCAAAGATTTTTGGCCTGTTGCTCTCTTAACATCATTGCTGCTGTATAAAGATGATGACGGCATGAATCTTGATTTCCATCTTGACAAGAAACGAGATATTTATCTAGCAATTCAGGACAACATTCGTGAAATGGGTAAGCAGAGGAATGCATCATCAACTGGATGAGACAGAAACGAACAAAGACTGCTAGTAAGAGTTTGTGACACTGTTTGAAGACTAGATGATTAGTTGATTTAACACTTACAATGCATTCGGATAgattttttcttcatatttctttagtgtttttaaaagtaataataCCATTATGATTAAAAGTAATCAAAAACATATGAAGAATAATCtcatatacaaattatttttttcatatataacaATATCAAAAGTTGAAAGTTCTTATATAATGAACTTTTTGTTTCCTTCTGTTCCATTTTTATTGTCACAAAATTCAAGAAAAGAAGACCTGAACGCTAGAAGTTTTCAAAGACTTGCAAACAGGACAAACACTAGTGAACACATCACATTCTTTACACAAACTCAAGTGCCTACACGGCACAAGCAACACCGACACTTCCTTGGCATTGCACATTCTGCATCTCATCCTCTGGTTTCCCATCTTGTTGTTGTTTGGGTCAATGTACGATGAAGCTGCATCATCTATCTCGCTGTCTCCAAACCCTTCTTTACCTTGATCTGCAGTAACTTtcttgttgttattgttgtgtgACATTGCTTGTTGCAGATTATTCTTTAAAGCAATAACCACAGACTCATTGTACTTTGCTCTGTGGTGCCAGTTCTGAGCTTCCGTAGTCACTTGCTTTATCCTCTCCACGAGCTCCTTGTTCTTCCTGTTCATGATCTCAATCTCCTGATCTTTCTCTTGAAGCTTCCTGCTCACTCCTTGCTCTATTGTGCTGAGAAGAGACGCGATCTGTCTCTGTTTGATGTCTCTCACTCCTTTCGCCATTTGAGCTGCCTGAAAAACCAAAACAGATACATTACAAAACAAAGAACCTTAAGAGCAAAAGACAGAACATAAACGAGACAAACCAGTACCTGGATTTTTAAAAACTGGTCTAGCTCATGTTTTTGTCTATGGAGGTGGATCCGAAGACTATCATCCAGTGACTGAGAGAATGGAGAAGCAGCTACAATGCTGCCACTAGCAGAAGTCACAGAAGAGTTGCGTTCCTCGTCGTCATAAGACAGTCTAAGACCAGTGGAGACTAGATTCTCCTTGAGGGCTTCTTCTTGAACACTATGATTATAGTTTAGAGACATCTGAAGCTGATGTTGCCTTTGGATGCTGTTGTTATTACTAATGCTTTCAGCTTCCCTCCCTCTTTTATTAGGACGAACCATGGGAACAAGATTATCATTAGCAAAATAGTTTACAGGATTAACAGTAGTGCATCCACCTCCTCCCACTGCATAAAACAAAAGACATGATTCTCAGTTTCtcgagtttgattatgtttGAGATCAGACAAAACAGAAGAAACATACTGGTTCCGAGCAGGTGAAGCTGATTAGATTGTGTGTTTGTATGGTATTGCAACTGGTTCTCGTTCATGAAAACCTGTGGCGCGGTGTTTCCATTGTTTCCACttagcatcttcttcttcaatgaaCGTTTATGTAAAGGCAAAACTGTGAAGCCTGCAATCAATCAAGGAAGAAGGAAGCTGTTAGGCAAGACAAAACATAAACCATAACAACTAGATTTATAGAGCAGAGAAATGTAAAGGGAGTCAATGATGGATCATACAACAGGTTTGATATTTTGAAACTATAATCAAACAAGACCAAAGAGAACAATTATATATAACCTTTAAGATTTTGCCTGATGAACTAAGGTAAGGAAGAGAGAATTGATTGATTGGTTGGTTCAATGGTCAATAGTCAAAGTTGCATATTTATTAACTTATTTGATTTAAGGTGAAAATCTAAGGGAACATggaaaagttacaaaaaattcaaagaagGATCTGTAATCCAGAAACAAAGGCCCTATAGAAATtgtaattttccaaaaaaagaaaaagaaaaaataataccTTTTTTCAGATTGATTTAGTTAATCTTTAGTTTCCTTTCAGATCCTGcataagaagaaacaaaatcacCATCATGATTTCTTTAACAAAAGAAGCTTGATCCttgttgaatttttgttttttaaaaaaaaaaatcaaaaagcccagaacaataaattttaaactgatCAAAGACCGTTTAAGAAATCAAGAGAGAGACAAACCGATGAATGAGGGATCTTGAGTTAGAAAAGAAGATGCCTTTGTTGAAATGAAACGGCTatagaagaaggaagaagaacaaGATCCAACTAAATTAAAGCCAcaagataattaaaaaaacgtATTTTTGAATAAGAAAAGTGAAGAGAagaatacaaaagaaaaatgaatgATGATGGGATTATGAGTAATTGAGCGGGTTCGATGGAGCAGGCCAGAGTGATGAAGAAAGTGGTGGAAGTTTGGTTtcaatattttacttatatgacAAAAGTACAGtaactctttttttcttattttaaatttgaataggaaagaaaacaaaaaaaaacaaaaaaaatggttgatgatgatgatagaaGTAAATGTAAAtcaccaaagaaacaagaaCCGGTGCTGCTACTTTTTCGTCTCTCGTGAGTTGTGTTGTCTATCTCATCTCTCCCTCGTTAAGCTAGCGTTTCAGTTTTCCATTCTTTTTGGTTAAAGATGGTAGGTTTGACTCATTTTTAACAAAACCTATTCATTACCATcagctttttttgtttaatacgTTTCTCCCAATAACCATAAGAAAACAAATGGTTATTAAATTAGATTAttgatttcttattttctttaattttgttatttgacgtgtcatcttttataaactaaaattatgattaatgtttttatgtttgaaaACGTTTTCAAAATATAAGCATAGTTGATAAGTATTCATAACCACTTTGTTATGATTAAGTATATGACATAATGAGATCAGCTTAATTTGAGTTGTTTTACTTTACCTTGTTGCTTTTCTTATTGACTAGAAAAGTAAGGCGTTTCAAATATCTAAATACGTACAAATAACAATCCTACTATATGGAATGAAGAACAAGTTATTAAAAAGATAAGCGGCTAGGGTTTTGGCGACTGGAAGGCGATTTTGAGATCTGTACGTACTTCATCGGAGCTAGTTCTTTCCGGTGGCTCTAGGAGAGAGGGAGACTACTCCACACTCCTCTCGTCCTAGTTTTCCTGCATCTTGCAATGGTCTTTTGTTCTCATAATCTCTGACGGCGCTTTCACTGATACGTGCTCACCAAGACAACGCTTTGAAACGTTAAATTCAAAACCTATTCCCCTTTACTAGGGTGTTTTCTCCGTTGAATAAGTCACTGATACAAGGATGTATCGAGCGAAGCCCGATCGTTCCAGGGCTGAGAGCTCCCATCATTCTCGAAGACGCTCAAAAGATGATGAGGAGATTATCAAAATCCCAGAGTTTGACTTCACAGATCTTGTGGAAAAGTACAAACTCTCCCTTGTGGgaagaatgtttcatcaagatGGAAGAAGTGTCGAGGCCTTACTGAAACATATGCCAAAACGTAGGATCTGGGATGCTGAAGGTAGAGTTAGGGGAATCAACCTAGGGAATAATAAGTTCCAGTTTGACTTTGATAAGGAGGAGGATCTGCAGAAGGTACTTCTTCGACGCCCCTGTCACTTTAACAAATGGAGCTTCTCGCTGGAAAGATGGATACCAACAATCAAAGAAGATTTCCCGAACTTTCTGCTCCTGTGGGTCACGGTTATTGGAGTCCCAACACACTACAAAAAAGATGAGTCCTATAGGAGCATTGGACTTGCTCTTGGAGAAGTGGATAAGGTCGATGTAGACAATGGTAGAGTCAGAGTCAAGATAAATGCTGATGAACCCTTACAATTTGAA
This genomic interval from Brassica napus cultivar Da-Ae chromosome A6, Da-Ae, whole genome shotgun sequence contains the following:
- the LOC106350262 gene encoding probable BOI-related E3 ubiquitin-protein ligase 2, whose translation is MLSGNNGNTAPQVFMNENQLQYHTNTQSNQLHLLGTMGGGGCTTVNPVNYFANDNLVPMVRPNKRGREAESISNNNSIQRQHQLQMSLNYNHSVQEEALKENLVSTGLRLSYDDEERNSSVTSASGSIVAASPFSQSLDDSLRIHLHRQKHELDQFLKIQAAQMAKGVRDIKQRQIASLLSTIEQGVSRKLQEKDQEIEIMNRKNKELVERIKQVTTEAQNWHHRAKYNESVVIALKNNLQQAMSHNNNNKKVTADQGKEGFGDSEIDDAASSYIDPNNNKMGNQRMRCRMCNAKEVSVLLVPCRHLSLCKECDVFTSVCPVCKSLKTSSVQVFFS